A region from the Aegilops tauschii subsp. strangulata cultivar AL8/78 chromosome 5, Aet v6.0, whole genome shotgun sequence genome encodes:
- the LOC109747122 gene encoding protein PLASTID REDOX INSENSITIVE 2, chloroplastic, which produces MATRVWAASAAAINPTLLPLSSSPRPSRPAPSTRPPGHLRLRSRPPLPARVVCRRAKNAAFEDYKFPDPIPEFAEQETSKFREHMTWRLEQKKEQYFGEHVEDIVDVCTEVLGTFLQHEYCGPGTLLVHPFLDMKGEIKERGLPGAPQAARAAIAWAEKNIDKDWKEWTGDY; this is translated from the exons ATGGCGACGAGGGTgtgggcggcgtcggcggcggccaTAAACCCCACTCTCCTGCCCCTCTCGTCTTCCCCACGTCCGAGCAGGCCCGCCCCCTCCACGCGGCCGCCCGGGCACCTCCGCCTGCGCAGCCGCCCGCCGCTGCCGGCCAGGGTCGTGTGCCGCCGCGCCAAGAACGCCGCCTTCGAGGACTACAAGTTCCCGGACCCCATCCCCGAGTTCGCCGAGCAG GAGACGAGCAAGTTCAGGGAGCACATGACGTGGCGGCTGGAGCAGAAGAAGGAGCAGTACTTCGGGGAGCACGTGGAGGACATCGTCGACGTCTGCACCGAG GTCTTGGGCACGTTCTTGCAACATGAGTACTGCGGACCCGGGACGCTCCTGGTTCACCCATTCTTGGACATGAAGGGCGAGATCAAAGAGAGGGGCCTCCCCGGCGCGCCTCAGGCCGCGCGCGCCGCCATCGCGTGGGCTGAGAAGAACATCGACAAGGATTGGAAGGAGTGGACCGGAGATTATTAG